The proteins below come from a single Asanoa ferruginea genomic window:
- a CDS encoding cytochrome P450 gives MTIHEGAELDITSAEYAADPYWHYRKLREQAAAHWIGPAGSDRWVLVTRCELGRQVLADGRFSKHLPGKYTATSTAGGEGRSMLGSDPPAHTRLRATVSSTFSGRAIAARRPRIARISEELVDAMVARLDPPGAGVAELRHEYALPFAFTVLSEIIGIPDDRRDDFHAWTVRMLSPAPTEAERTAQATAVDNIRAYVRERVAVEARERGTVDDTAPLLRALAIDASENALTDGEIVTMITLILAAGYEGAANMILNGMAAFLVHEDQWKLLTSTPSMADAAVREALRYDCPVQRATLRVATEDVRFGDVTFEAGTLVGVSLAAANHDPEAFADAEAFDIGRPPAPNMAFSHGIHRCLGASLATTEGAVAFRHLATRLPDLRLHPAAGPIRWCRTGFLRGPEEIRVVRGDAG, from the coding sequence ATGACTATCCACGAGGGCGCGGAGCTCGACATCACCTCCGCCGAGTATGCGGCCGACCCGTACTGGCACTACCGGAAGCTCCGCGAGCAGGCGGCGGCGCATTGGATCGGGCCGGCCGGGTCCGACCGCTGGGTGCTGGTGACCCGCTGCGAGCTCGGGCGGCAGGTGCTCGCCGACGGCCGGTTCTCCAAGCACCTGCCCGGTAAGTACACGGCCACCTCGACCGCCGGTGGTGAAGGGCGCTCGATGCTCGGCAGCGACCCGCCGGCACACACCCGGCTGCGCGCCACCGTCTCCTCGACCTTCTCCGGGCGGGCCATCGCCGCCCGCCGTCCGCGCATCGCCCGGATCAGCGAGGAGCTGGTCGACGCCATGGTGGCGCGGCTGGACCCGCCCGGCGCCGGCGTCGCCGAACTGCGCCACGAGTACGCGCTCCCGTTCGCCTTCACCGTGCTCAGCGAGATCATCGGCATCCCGGACGACCGGCGCGACGACTTCCACGCCTGGACGGTCCGCATGTTGAGCCCGGCGCCGACCGAGGCCGAGCGGACGGCTCAGGCGACGGCGGTCGACAACATCCGCGCGTACGTCCGGGAGCGGGTGGCCGTCGAGGCCCGGGAACGCGGGACGGTCGACGACACGGCACCGCTGCTGCGCGCCCTGGCCATCGACGCGTCCGAGAACGCGCTCACCGACGGCGAGATCGTCACGATGATCACGCTGATCCTCGCCGCCGGCTACGAGGGCGCGGCCAACATGATCCTCAACGGGATGGCCGCGTTCCTGGTGCACGAAGACCAGTGGAAGCTGCTGACCAGCACACCGTCGATGGCCGACGCCGCGGTGCGGGAAGCGCTCCGCTACGACTGTCCGGTGCAGCGGGCCACCCTCCGGGTCGCCACCGAAGACGTCCGCTTCGGCGACGTGACGTTCGAGGCCGGCACGCTCGTCGGCGTCTCGCTGGCCGCCGCCAACCACGACCCCGAGGCGTTCGCCGACGCAGAGGCGTTCGACATCGGCCGCCCACCGGCGCCGAACATGGCGTTCAGCCACGGCATCCACCGGTGCCTCGGCGCGTCGTTGGCGACCACCGAAGGCGCCGTCGCGTTCCGGCACCTGGCCACCCGGCTGCCCGACCTGCGGCTGCATCCGGCCGCGGGCCCGATCCGCTGGTGCCGCACCGGGTTCCTGCGCGGCCCCGAGGAGATCCGCGTGGTGCGCGGTGACGCGGGATGA
- a CDS encoding peptidoglycan-binding domain-containing protein yields MTRTKRATRIGLWLAAMAATTVTSVVVLQSPSQAATLHCNRVGQSNDAYVPIFYPSWDPFNCLLTRGDRSDAVRQLQNDMNICYHQEMWNLLGKDVGVDGDFGPETERALRRVQQLAGTAADGEYGPNTRRAMMHQRTSGAYCGRVS; encoded by the coding sequence ATGACGCGAACCAAAAGGGCCACCCGGATCGGGCTCTGGCTCGCCGCCATGGCGGCGACGACCGTCACGTCGGTCGTCGTCCTGCAATCGCCGTCGCAGGCGGCAACCCTGCACTGCAACCGGGTCGGCCAATCCAACGACGCCTACGTGCCGATCTTCTATCCGTCCTGGGATCCATTCAACTGCCTGCTGACACGGGGCGACCGCTCGGACGCGGTCCGCCAGCTCCAGAACGACATGAACATCTGCTACCACCAGGAGATGTGGAACCTGTTGGGCAAAGACGTCGGTGTCGACGGCGACTTCGGGCCCGAGACCGAGCGGGCGCTGCGCAGGGTGCAGCAGTTGGCCGGCACCGCCGCTGATGGCGAATACGGGCCCAACACCCGGCGGGCCATGATGCATCAGCGGACCTCGGGCGCCTATTGCGGCCGGGTCTCGTAG
- a CDS encoding ABC transporter substrate-binding protein yields MGAEPAIARIGRAADVVTLNPIMFTDLFSAPVVTQLYDHLLSLDDDYRYQAGGLVEDWTISPDGETVDFLLRPGVRFHDGHELTAEDAAFTFQAALDPANESPRRSQLIVGGAEMGFAATGRYRLRIWLPKASASCLASLACLPLLPKHRYGDAPLPDHPLNNSPIGSGAFRFVEWRPGEVVSIAGYADYFDGRPPLDRVDFMTFGDIEAAVKALVAGEIDYVPNVPADLARALADVRGVDVHWNDAPVVSYLAFNLDDPLLRELRVRQAVAHAIDREGLIHRVLGGAGTVADTLVPPGTVWRNDNLLAREYAVSEANALLDAAGWRFVDTGDVRRDSRGTALELTILTVAGDRAKERSAEFIAADLRRVGIHATVRALGMGPLLRDHIYPRQYSAAVLALNPDPDPAFLNTFYHSAMLTPVGWNRCAYRNPAVDDLLDKGLSIRLGQDERKTMYDAVQRIVLDELPHVTLYNPRVANVTSSRVVLPPTVLSHGDFLAALNRWRVAGSGNDGNIRRATRR; encoded by the coding sequence ATGGGCGCGGAGCCGGCAATCGCCCGGATAGGTCGGGCGGCCGACGTGGTCACGCTGAATCCGATCATGTTCACCGACCTGTTCAGCGCGCCAGTGGTCACCCAGCTCTACGACCATCTCCTGTCGCTGGACGACGACTACCGATACCAGGCCGGCGGGCTCGTCGAGGACTGGACCATCAGCCCCGACGGCGAGACGGTCGACTTCCTGCTGCGGCCCGGGGTGCGTTTCCACGACGGTCACGAGCTCACCGCCGAGGACGCCGCCTTCACCTTCCAGGCGGCTCTCGACCCGGCCAACGAGAGCCCGCGGCGCTCGCAGCTCATCGTCGGCGGCGCCGAGATGGGCTTCGCCGCGACGGGCCGCTACCGCCTGCGGATCTGGCTACCCAAGGCGTCGGCCTCCTGCCTGGCGTCGCTGGCCTGCCTGCCCCTGCTGCCCAAACACCGCTACGGCGACGCGCCCTTGCCCGACCACCCGCTCAACAACTCGCCGATCGGCTCGGGCGCGTTCCGGTTCGTCGAGTGGCGCCCGGGCGAGGTGGTCTCGATCGCCGGCTACGCCGACTACTTCGACGGCAGGCCACCGCTGGACCGGGTGGACTTCATGACCTTCGGCGACATCGAGGCGGCGGTGAAGGCCCTGGTCGCCGGCGAGATCGACTACGTGCCCAACGTGCCGGCCGACCTGGCCCGGGCGCTGGCCGACGTGCGCGGGGTCGACGTGCACTGGAACGACGCACCCGTGGTCAGCTATCTGGCGTTCAACCTGGACGACCCGCTGCTGCGGGAGCTGCGGGTGCGCCAGGCCGTGGCGCACGCGATCGACCGGGAAGGGCTGATCCACCGGGTGCTCGGTGGCGCCGGGACCGTGGCCGACACCCTGGTGCCGCCCGGCACGGTCTGGCGCAACGACAACCTGCTCGCCCGCGAATACGCCGTCAGCGAGGCCAACGCGCTGCTGGACGCGGCCGGCTGGCGCTTTGTCGACACCGGCGACGTGCGCCGCGACAGCCGCGGCACGGCGCTGGAGCTCACCATCCTCACCGTCGCCGGCGACCGGGCGAAGGAGCGGTCGGCCGAGTTCATCGCCGCCGACCTGCGCCGGGTGGGCATCCACGCCACCGTGCGGGCGCTCGGCATGGGCCCGCTGCTGCGTGACCACATCTATCCCCGCCAGTATTCCGCGGCCGTGCTCGCGCTCAACCCGGACCCGGACCCGGCGTTCCTCAACACGTTCTACCACTCGGCGATGCTCACGCCGGTTGGCTGGAACCGCTGCGCCTACCGCAATCCGGCCGTCGACGACCTGCTCGACAAAGGACTGTCGATCCGGCTCGGGCAGGACGAGCGCAAGACGATGTACGACGCGGTGCAGCGCATCGTCCTGGACGAACTGCCGCACGTCACGCTCTACAACCCGCGCGTCGCCAACGTCACCAGCAGCCGCGTCGTGCTGCCGCCGACCGTGCTCTCACATGGCGACTTCCTGGCCGCCCTCAACCGGTGGCGGGTGGCCGGCAGCGGGAACGACGGCAACATACGCCGAGCGACTAGGCGATGA
- a CDS encoding copper resistance CopC family protein: MKPPRALLLGAVLVVGALALVLMAGRNAPARLVAASPAAGDRLTSAPHEIRLVFDGRVDAGRSHVAVTTADGRLVSAGSFAVTDDTVVLPVDISGSGGYRVDYHAVLDDGPVSGELGFGINDDAPLPATGHQHAASDGPNVALLAADALLITVALVVLLRGPRVRRAHRWVAPPDL; this comes from the coding sequence ATGAAGCCGCCCCGCGCCCTGCTCCTCGGAGCCGTTCTGGTGGTGGGCGCGTTGGCGCTGGTGCTCATGGCGGGCCGGAACGCTCCGGCCCGCCTGGTCGCCGCGTCGCCCGCCGCCGGTGACCGACTGACGTCGGCGCCGCACGAGATCAGGCTGGTCTTCGACGGCCGGGTCGACGCCGGCCGGAGCCACGTCGCGGTCACCACGGCCGACGGCCGCCTCGTCAGCGCCGGATCTTTCGCCGTCACCGACGACACCGTGGTGTTGCCGGTCGACATCTCCGGCAGCGGTGGTTATCGCGTCGACTATCACGCCGTGCTCGACGACGGACCGGTCTCGGGCGAGCTCGGCTTCGGCATCAACGACGACGCGCCGCTGCCCGCCACGGGCCATCAGCATGCCGCGTCGGACGGCCCCAACGTCGCCCTGCTGGCCGCCGACGCGCTGCTCATCACGGTGGCGCTCGTCGTGCTGCTGCGCGGTCCGCGGGTGCGCCGGGCACACCGTTGGGTGGCACCGCCCGACCTGTGA
- a CDS encoding ABC transporter substrate-binding protein, which translates to MTTTVRIARTTEVTTFDPVRYNDRGTGEVLNRMFSHLLVTDSAGGYGYGSLVAEAVETRLGDRVRHSLRLRDDARWHDGRPVTAHDVAFTIRRVLDPALDSPRRPEVLTIGADLTVRCPTARVVELEFVPEGHAGLRALAWLPVLPEHHYGAGGGDPFAVAPLGSGEFRFATRDPADGTIELVANRDHWAPPRLDGARWRRYRDAGAAVDAVLAGAEDIATAVTPAAARSVAGHPGVRVHTSSDGSCVYLGYQTATPVLREPALRTALSMAIDRRKLVAETIAGQGRPATTIIHPDSRWHCGDVFEHRYDPMAAADRLGRLGWRLDGTAVRRDGAGRPLTLSLLTVAGDEVKLAAAELIASQLADVGVRVRVDALPIGELLREHVYPGRFEAVLLALNPGPSPSFLRGFYHSGENGATNRFRYADPAVDRMLDALPPLDDEAAAVEPVRAVQRAVALGVPHTPLFHPDVVDVASAALRMPPLTGLYTNRFTDLHRWAHQTPAPAR; encoded by the coding sequence ATGACGACGACGGTCCGGATCGCCCGCACCACCGAGGTCACCACCTTCGACCCGGTGCGCTACAACGACCGGGGCACCGGTGAGGTGCTCAACCGCATGTTCAGCCACCTGCTGGTCACCGACAGCGCCGGCGGCTACGGCTACGGCTCGCTCGTGGCCGAGGCTGTGGAGACGCGGCTCGGCGACCGGGTCCGGCACAGCCTGCGGCTGCGTGACGACGCGCGCTGGCACGACGGGCGGCCGGTCACCGCGCACGACGTCGCCTTCACCATCCGCCGGGTGCTCGACCCGGCGCTGGACAGCCCGCGCCGGCCGGAAGTGTTGACCATCGGCGCCGACCTGACCGTCAGGTGCCCGACGGCCCGAGTGGTCGAGCTCGAGTTCGTTCCCGAAGGCCACGCCGGCCTGCGGGCGTTGGCCTGGCTGCCGGTGCTGCCCGAGCATCACTACGGTGCCGGAGGCGGTGACCCGTTCGCCGTTGCCCCGCTGGGCTCCGGCGAGTTCCGGTTCGCCACCCGCGACCCGGCCGACGGCACGATCGAGCTGGTGGCCAACCGCGACCACTGGGCGCCACCGAGGCTCGACGGTGCCCGTTGGCGGCGCTACCGGGACGCGGGGGCGGCGGTGGACGCGGTGCTGGCCGGCGCGGAAGACATCGCCACGGCCGTCACGCCCGCGGCCGCCCGATCGGTCGCCGGTCATCCCGGCGTGCGGGTGCACACCAGCAGCGACGGAAGCTGCGTCTACCTCGGCTACCAGACCGCGACACCGGTGCTGCGCGAGCCGGCGCTGCGCACGGCCCTGAGCATGGCGATCGACCGCCGGAAGCTGGTGGCGGAGACGATCGCCGGCCAGGGTCGCCCGGCGACCACGATCATCCATCCGGACAGTCGCTGGCACTGCGGCGACGTCTTCGAGCATCGTTATGACCCGATGGCGGCGGCGGACCGGTTGGGGCGCCTGGGCTGGCGGCTCGACGGCACCGCGGTGCGCCGTGACGGCGCGGGCCGGCCGCTCACGCTGAGCCTGCTCACCGTCGCCGGTGACGAGGTGAAACTGGCCGCCGCCGAGTTGATCGCGAGCCAACTCGCCGACGTGGGCGTGCGGGTGCGGGTCGACGCGCTGCCGATCGGCGAGCTGCTGCGCGAGCACGTCTATCCCGGGCGCTTCGAGGCCGTGCTGCTCGCGCTCAACCCCGGTCCCAGCCCGTCCTTCCTGCGCGGCTTCTACCACTCCGGAGAAAACGGGGCGACCAACCGCTTCCGGTACGCGGACCCGGCGGTCGACCGGATGCTCGACGCGCTGCCGCCGCTGGACGACGAGGCGGCTGCCGTCGAACCGGTGCGGGCCGTCCAGCGGGCGGTGGCGCTCGGTGTCCCGCACACCCCGCTGTTCCACCCCGACGTCGTCGACGTCGCCTCGGCCGCGCTGCGGATGCCGCCGCTGACCGGCCTCTACACCAACCGCTTCACCGACCTGCACCGGTGGGCGCATCAGACGCCCGCCCCGGCCCGCTGA
- a CDS encoding SRPBCC domain-containing protein, with translation MSDDLRFSHTIVIDAPRQRVWDALTSPAERNKYVCTENQTDLRPGGAFIELFQYGPARAGIFLVVSAPNRLVQENFVFDRGVSHRYYNAFTLANSFGGTELTIDVEGFDHNDSEDWLRESMKVGWKTELQVLKAYVETGADIRPQVWKGVLMGLRFVTAQASPGVRVIDVIAGTPAAAAGLRVGDVINGVDGTKVGDFAEFRELVGRFRPGDSASFQVWRDGESADHAITFGNAIA, from the coding sequence ATGAGCGACGACCTTCGTTTCTCCCACACGATCGTCATTGACGCACCCCGGCAACGCGTCTGGGACGCGTTGACGTCACCGGCCGAACGCAACAAATATGTCTGCACCGAGAACCAGACCGACCTGCGGCCCGGTGGCGCCTTCATCGAGCTGTTCCAGTACGGGCCGGCCCGGGCGGGCATCTTCCTGGTGGTCTCGGCACCGAACCGGCTCGTGCAGGAGAACTTCGTCTTCGACCGCGGCGTCAGCCACCGCTACTACAACGCCTTCACCCTGGCGAACTCGTTCGGTGGCACCGAGCTGACCATCGACGTCGAGGGGTTCGACCACAACGACTCCGAAGACTGGCTCCGGGAGAGCATGAAGGTCGGCTGGAAGACCGAGCTCCAGGTGCTCAAGGCCTATGTCGAGACAGGTGCCGACATCCGGCCCCAGGTCTGGAAGGGCGTCCTGATGGGACTGCGCTTCGTCACCGCGCAGGCCTCGCCCGGCGTGCGGGTCATCGACGTCATCGCCGGCACCCCGGCGGCCGCCGCAGGCCTACGGGTCGGCGACGTGATCAACGGCGTCGACGGCACGAAGGTCGGCGACTTCGCGGAGTTCCGCGAGCTGGTCGGCCGCTTCCGGCCCGGAGACTCGGCGAGCTTCCAGGTCTGGCGCGACGGCGAGAGCGCCGATCACGCCATCACCTTCGGCAACGCGATCGCCTGA
- a CDS encoding VOC family protein produces the protein MSIFYTPQIILFSDNLPRAVAFYKGLGFTETFRVPVDAEPIHVDLVLDGYKIGIASVASTRDDHGLDPIAEGQRAAVILWTDDTAKAYEDLVAAGAPAIAAPHRWLDRLLIAWTGDPDGNPIQIVQSLA, from the coding sequence GTGTCGATCTTCTATACGCCACAGATCATTCTCTTCAGCGACAATCTCCCGAGGGCGGTCGCGTTCTACAAAGGCCTCGGCTTCACCGAAACGTTCCGGGTGCCGGTCGACGCGGAGCCGATCCATGTCGATCTCGTTCTCGACGGCTACAAGATCGGGATCGCCTCGGTCGCCTCGACCCGCGACGACCACGGTCTGGACCCCATCGCCGAAGGCCAGCGGGCGGCGGTGATCCTCTGGACCGACGACACCGCCAAGGCCTACGAGGACCTCGTGGCCGCTGGGGCCCCGGCGATCGCCGCTCCGCACCGGTGGCTCGACCGGCTGCTGATCGCCTGGACCGGTGACCCCGACGGAAACCCGATCCAGATCGTGCAGTCCCTGGCATAA
- a CDS encoding cytochrome P450 — MASREPLDFDPFDPAFVTDPYPLLGKLRAEAAVHFVRQPNKIERYVIVRLAEGRRMLTDKRFSANPEVGRAALEKAGYLQPGQGSGLAEASLLTTDPPVHTRLRRLLSRAYDPHQQGQLRPIIERTVAAMVEQLRAADGATVDLVTGFAHPLTIRTLCELMGITEHDSVAFGGWINDVMTPRHRPGANAIRMAADQAVRDYLAALIAARTGGGDDLTSRLVDRWRADPEQITAAELTNMLYELILAGYLTTAGLIVNGLLALLDHPTQWRRWRSEPDLRPGAVEELLRYDGPAFSGSSRFATEDIEVGEVTIPAGGVVSVMFAATNRDPRAFPDPDQLVLHRPNAQQHLGFSHGIHLCWGAPIARLETWIALGALADAFESVELAVDRAEVSWGSVGNSRSPVALPVALRGS, encoded by the coding sequence ATGGCCAGCCGTGAACCGCTCGACTTCGATCCGTTCGACCCGGCGTTCGTCACCGACCCGTACCCCCTGCTGGGCAAGCTGCGTGCGGAAGCGGCGGTCCACTTCGTCCGGCAGCCCAACAAGATCGAACGCTATGTGATCGTGCGGCTGGCCGAGGGCCGCCGCATGCTCACCGACAAGCGGTTCTCGGCCAACCCGGAGGTCGGCCGGGCCGCCCTGGAGAAGGCGGGCTATCTCCAACCGGGCCAGGGCTCCGGGCTCGCCGAGGCGAGCCTGCTGACGACCGACCCGCCCGTGCACACCCGGCTGCGGCGGCTGCTGTCCAGGGCCTACGACCCGCACCAGCAGGGGCAGCTGCGGCCGATCATCGAACGCACCGTGGCCGCCATGGTCGAGCAGTTGCGCGCCGCCGACGGTGCGACGGTCGACCTGGTCACCGGCTTCGCCCACCCGCTGACCATCCGTACCCTGTGCGAACTGATGGGCATCACCGAGCACGACAGCGTCGCCTTCGGTGGCTGGATCAACGACGTCATGACCCCACGGCACCGGCCCGGCGCCAACGCCATCCGGATGGCGGCCGACCAGGCCGTCCGCGACTACCTGGCGGCGCTGATCGCGGCGCGCACAGGTGGGGGAGACGACCTGACCAGCCGGCTCGTCGACCGGTGGCGCGCGGATCCGGAGCAGATCACCGCGGCCGAGCTGACCAACATGCTCTACGAGCTCATCCTGGCCGGCTATCTGACCACGGCCGGCCTCATCGTCAACGGCCTGCTCGCGCTGCTCGACCACCCGACGCAGTGGCGGCGCTGGAGGTCGGAGCCCGACCTGCGGCCTGGTGCGGTGGAGGAGTTGCTGCGCTACGACGGGCCGGCGTTCTCCGGCTCCTCGCGGTTCGCCACCGAAGACATCGAGGTCGGCGAGGTCACCATTCCGGCCGGCGGTGTGGTGTCGGTGATGTTCGCCGCGACCAACCGCGACCCGCGGGCGTTCCCGGATCCCGACCAGCTCGTGCTGCACCGGCCCAACGCGCAGCAGCACCTCGGTTTCAGCCATGGCATCCACCTGTGCTGGGGTGCGCCGATCGCCCGGCTCGAGACCTGGATCGCGCTCGGTGCGCTGGCCGACGCGTTCGAGTCCGTCGAGTTGGCGGTTGACCGGGCCGAGGTCAGCTGGGGCTCGGTGGGCAACAGCCGGTCACCGGTCGCGCTACCGGTGGCGCTGCGCGGCTCCTGA
- a CDS encoding peptide ABC transporter substrate-binding protein: MAPPNRVVVGLAEEPDVLVQDFTGRHSTWAVLAPLTLKLVRYDDHWRPWPEMAERLPAPADGSWVRHPDGRTTMRYRLRTGLRWHDGRPVTADDVVASYRLLRSLECDYPHREIVEAIDDMTAAGLSLTVRWGATNPYAVFEEWGSVLPARLLDPLRLADPAAWPELPQLRLPISHGPFRAAEWVPGERIRLVRCQPHPRGAAAVDEIVFRFLPGSGELRDAVAAGEVDVTDLSGFTAADARALRAGGSGVRVAVVPSSMWEHIDFNLDDRHLRDVRVRHAVAHAVDRQAISDTLHDGLAEVAHSWLPARHPAHNDTVRRYPHDPRAARSLLSAAGYTPGPDGILRDASGDRLCFRLLTTTPSVAGGRWSASSTRTRAGELLADQLRAVGVELRVDAVPAGDAFRRFRSRDFPHLAMFAWSIALEANGHLMWHSGQVPRRAGDYGLNLAGWRSPTNDRLLDRIIAEGDPTARTALIAEQQAEWAEQLPSLPLFFLPQIDAVRRGLTGVRHVGAFGTYVTWNSWQWAWEETAR; this comes from the coding sequence ATGGCTCCGCCCAACCGGGTCGTGGTCGGGCTGGCCGAGGAGCCCGACGTCCTGGTCCAGGACTTCACCGGCCGGCACTCGACCTGGGCCGTGCTCGCCCCGCTCACGCTCAAGCTGGTCCGCTACGACGACCACTGGCGCCCGTGGCCCGAGATGGCCGAGCGGTTGCCGGCGCCGGCCGACGGCTCCTGGGTCCGGCACCCCGACGGCCGCACGACGATGCGCTATCGGCTGCGCACGGGGCTGCGCTGGCACGACGGGCGGCCGGTGACGGCCGACGACGTCGTGGCGAGCTACCGGCTGCTGCGCTCGCTCGAGTGCGACTACCCGCACCGGGAGATCGTGGAAGCGATCGATGACATGACCGCGGCCGGGCTGTCGCTGACCGTCCGGTGGGGCGCGACCAACCCCTACGCGGTCTTCGAGGAGTGGGGCTCGGTGCTGCCGGCCCGGCTGCTCGACCCGCTGCGACTCGCCGACCCCGCCGCCTGGCCGGAGCTGCCCCAACTGCGGCTGCCGATCTCGCACGGCCCGTTCCGCGCGGCCGAGTGGGTGCCGGGCGAACGGATCCGCTTGGTCCGCTGCCAGCCGCACCCGCGCGGTGCCGCGGCCGTGGACGAGATCGTGTTCCGCTTCCTACCCGGCTCGGGCGAGCTGCGCGACGCCGTCGCGGCCGGGGAGGTCGACGTCACCGACCTGTCCGGGTTCACCGCCGCCGACGCCCGCGCCCTGCGGGCCGGCGGGTCGGGGGTAAGGGTGGCGGTGGTGCCCTCGTCGATGTGGGAACACATCGACTTCAACCTGGACGACCGCCACCTGCGCGACGTCCGGGTGCGGCACGCGGTGGCCCACGCGGTCGACCGCCAGGCGATCTCGGACACGCTGCACGACGGTCTCGCCGAGGTGGCACATTCGTGGCTGCCGGCGCGCCATCCGGCGCACAACGACACCGTCCGGCGTTACCCGCACGACCCTCGCGCCGCCCGGTCCCTGCTGTCCGCCGCCGGCTACACGCCCGGGCCCGACGGCATCCTGCGCGACGCGTCCGGCGACCGGTTGTGCTTCCGGCTGCTCACCACGACGCCGTCGGTGGCCGGTGGCCGGTGGAGCGCCTCGTCCACCCGGACCCGGGCCGGCGAGCTGCTGGCGGACCAGCTGCGGGCGGTCGGCGTCGAGCTGCGGGTCGACGCGGTGCCGGCCGGCGACGCGTTCCGCCGGTTCCGCTCCCGAGACTTTCCGCATCTCGCGATGTTTGCCTGGTCGATCGCGCTGGAGGCCAACGGGCACCTGATGTGGCATTCCGGCCAGGTCCCACGCCGGGCCGGCGACTACGGGCTCAACCTGGCCGGCTGGCGGTCGCCGACCAACGACCGGTTGCTCGACCGCATCATCGCCGAGGGCGACCCGACGGCCCGGACGGCGCTGATCGCCGAGCAGCAGGCGGAGTGGGCCGAGCAGCTGCCGTCGCTGCCGCTGTTCTTCCTGCCGCAGATCGACGCCGTCCGGCGCGGCCTCACGGGGGTCCGGCACGTCGGTGCGTTCGGCACGTACGTGACCTGGAACAGCTGGCAATGGGCATGGGAGGAGACCGCAAGATGA
- a CDS encoding DMT family transporter has protein sequence MLLVVLLGLSAAVLLSVAAALQQHAAQRAAGTGTGGPLPLLRVAHRLVRSPVWVSGQVTSALGAGVQAVALHLGSVGLVQPLLATQLLFALPLGARRSRRWPRVRDWLAAGAIVGALALFLTVRGTVPAHGHSDRARVLVALAATVVLAGLTVTVATTKIGRRGYATLLAVGGALCSALSAVLLKVTAESAAVRGAAATVTDWPAYALLVSILGALVLGQQAFASGSLAAAVTAGSITNPVASYLLGMVAFHTAPPRGVGAIAALGGAAALLLAGAWGLARSAAVGLGGEFDAGAADGLGGEARQHRQVLADHAGHTDRPGPRQRRRGVHRPGEHGVGGPVQFLDHRGGEQPEPDRHAVNAAAAQSGAQARKLQGVTRRQDPAHVRLAGERVEHRPLLGAHRHRYARRVKPQRPGDLGGDVE, from the coding sequence ATGCTTCTCGTCGTGCTGCTCGGCCTGTCGGCCGCCGTCCTCCTGTCGGTCGCGGCGGCGTTGCAGCAACACGCTGCCCAGCGCGCGGCCGGAACCGGCACCGGCGGTCCGTTGCCGCTGCTGCGGGTCGCGCATCGCCTGGTGCGCTCGCCGGTCTGGGTTTCCGGTCAGGTGACCAGCGCGCTCGGCGCGGGCGTGCAGGCCGTCGCCCTGCATCTCGGGTCGGTCGGGCTCGTGCAGCCGCTGCTGGCCACCCAGCTGCTCTTCGCCCTGCCGCTCGGTGCCCGGCGCAGCCGGCGTTGGCCGCGGGTCCGGGACTGGTTGGCCGCCGGCGCCATCGTGGGTGCGCTCGCGCTGTTCCTCACCGTTCGCGGCACGGTGCCGGCGCACGGGCACTCCGATCGGGCGCGGGTGCTGGTCGCGCTCGCCGCGACGGTCGTGCTCGCCGGACTGACGGTCACGGTCGCCACCACCAAGATCGGGCGCCGGGGGTACGCGACCCTGCTGGCCGTCGGCGGCGCGCTCTGCTCGGCCCTCAGTGCCGTGCTCCTCAAGGTCACCGCCGAGAGCGCGGCCGTGCGTGGTGCTGCCGCGACGGTGACCGACTGGCCGGCGTACGCGCTGCTGGTCTCGATTCTTGGCGCTCTTGTGCTCGGTCAGCAGGCGTTCGCGTCGGGGTCGCTGGCCGCGGCCGTGACTGCGGGGTCGATCACCAATCCGGTGGCCAGCTACCTGCTCGGGATGGTGGCCTTCCACACCGCGCCGCCGCGTGGGGTCGGTGCGATCGCGGCGCTCGGTGGTGCCGCCGCGCTGCTGCTGGCCGGTGCGTGGGGGTTGGCCCGGTCGGCAGCGGTCGGGCTAGGCGGCGAGTTCGATGCCGGCGCGGCGGACGGGCTCGGTGGCGAGGCCCGCCAGCATCGGCAGGTTCTTGCTGATCACGCCGGTCACACCGATCGACCGGGCCCGCGCCAGCGCCGCCGGGGTGTCCACCGGCCAGGCGAGCACGGTGTCGGTGGCCCGGTGCAGTTCCTCGACCACCGCGGCGGAGAGCAGCCGGAGCCGGATCGACACGCCGTCAACGCGGCCGCGGCGCAGTCGGGCGCGCAGGCGCGCAAGCTGCAAGGGGTCACTCGCCGACAGGATCCGGCGCACGTGCGACTGGCCGGCGAACGCGTCGAGCATCGCCCACTGCTTGGTGCACACCGCCACCGGTATGCCCGGCGCGTAAAGCCGCAACGCCCCGGCGACCTCGGGGGCGACGTCGAGTGA